Below is a window of Camelina sativa cultivar DH55 chromosome 11, Cs, whole genome shotgun sequence DNA.
gaaCAACAACTACGTACGTTCAACTGAaggatttaattaatataaatccAAACGGCCTTGTTTATGAACACGATATGTTTTAAAAGAATTACACTTTTAGTGTCACATAGTACTAACACTGCATGGAGAAACATATACTattaaacttcaaaaagttTCACTGTTTAAGGCTTAAAAaactactttttgtttttacttctcATTATTTCATTGGCAAGATCTATCTCTTTCAATTCTCGAGTTActctaaatttacaaaaacgTGAATAAGATTTACAAAAGTTCTAGGGTTAAGTGATGACAAATACACAACAAAAGTTTGAGCCTTTGAACTTAACTCTCAACACTCctataagtctataaaatatcgtcccttttaaaacctttgcTTCTTTTTGCATCACTGTTTCAATATAATTAACGTTAATACACTTTCcaaagataacaaaacaatttaaacatacgatcaaaaagcttaaaaacataaatagaaaTCTACAGTCAAGAGagtatatatatctacacaaatattaattcttttaaaatagCAAGGGAAGTGAAATGACGAGAAACATATATAACTcatgcttctttcttttctttcttgtttatatGCCTTTTAACTCTGTCTCTCCTTTATAAACTCTGTGTCTCCTTTAGAAATTCTCTTTGTGGAAGGAGAATCTGGTGCTTGTCTTGTGGGTGAAATCTAAAGCTAAATGCCTTAGCTCCTTTGTCAATGCTGGTGCTCCACAGTAGAACACTCCtgtacatttgtttttttttaattatcatgtcGCATAATATGTATCATCTCTACTTATTATACTCCTACCAAATCAAGATTCTATGAAGATGTGAACTTACCAACTTTAGTGTTAGGATGATCCATGGCTATCCGTTTGTAAACATTTCTCCAATTAGGTTTAGCAAAATGGGACATAACTCTTGTTCCAGAGACAATGTCGACGCCGTTCTTTGCATGGTTTAGTGATTGAAGCATATGTATAAGTGCGGAACGAGCGTCTCCTTCTTCATAGACACTTGTACAATAATTATGCAACTCGATTACACGGTTGGTATCTCGTTCCGCCACTTCGTTCATTATGTTCTTGAACCAATCAAAAGAGCCTTGCTCACGCGTAACCCAGTAGAAGTAGGCTCTACGCGTCCTGAAACTCTCTTTCTTGTTACGTTGTGGTTCGCTTGTTCCGTTCTCCATTCGGTTAAGTTGGGCTTGTTCCTTGGCTTTGATGTTGTTGACAATGTCTTTGACGATACTGATCATCGGGGTGGCTCCAATCCCAAGACCAACCAGTAGAACCACCTCATACTTCTTGTAGTCTTGTGCTGGTGCACCGTAAGGACCATCGATCAAGACTTTCGGGAAGCTGTGCATGCAAAGTCATTGCTATTAGAAAATGTCACAATTCTATGATATATTGCTCAACAAGAGACTAACGTAGATAGCACACCCAATAGgccaatataaataaataaaaaagcgaCGACTAATTAGTTGgaaagaaaatgtttaattagttctctctatatataaagaaataaaataaaaaaatctggtCTTAGCcaaataatatgtaaaaactctaaatataagttttttggttttaagttttacaATTGTCTTTCAGACTTTCACATCAACATCTTAGAAATCCAATATATCATATTCGACGTTAGTTGGATCAAATAATGTATTTGACAATTTTAAATTACGTACGGCACAATATTAGATCTTTCTAGTTAATGCCATGTTCATCTCCTCTTGTGACTTTTCTTTTTCGTACACTCCAACTATATACGAAAATTTCGTAGcaccaaaagaaaacacttaaaaacaaaaagaaaagtttcaaaCTGGAATTCTTAAATGAATAGAACAGTAATCATATGCTTAtccaaacaaattattttggcATGTGAcactcaaaaccaaaactaaatagAATAATCATGCCTAACCAAGCATATTAAAACGAGCATGTGAACACTTAGAACCAAAACTAACTAAGAGTATTTATGCAAGTATATTCGTACACCTGGATCTGTACATATCTACATGAAAACATGTGTGATGTGCCCCCAAAACCAATATAGGAAACTACGTAGACCATTTAAAAAGTCAGCATcatctttaatatttttctttgataaaattaaaaaggaacTTGATAAAGacataaagaaaataaaccaTATCGGCAATATAATTGACGTGATgcgaaatatttataaaacaaatgtaGAATGTTGACCTAgcacaatttgtttttaaggAAAAGGTTGAGAAATAGTAAGATATTGCAACACAAAGATTTACACGGTCACAAAAACCACATGGGTAAGCAAAAAGCACATCGTGCTTGCATGATATAACCAAATAATGCGTCTCAATCACCTAAAGATAAAATAGTGATATTTTGGTTAGGTACATGGTTTTTATTCTAGTTGAGGTCTCCCACCACTTATTTTAATGAATTAGGTACATTGTTTGAATTTGTTACCCCTTTTAAACACAAATACTTCAACAATGCTTTTCCTAAGTGGATATCACGTATTCACGATTCATGATTCATCCTCTCAAAAAAACCTTCTAGAGCCTAACCTCTCTCTAGCATGATTTAGTCATTTACGTGTAGGATTATGATAACGACGCATGGGATCACATTTTTCAAGATATAGTGGTTGGGATTATTACTTACTCGGGATTGTTTGCACCGTGCATCATGTCGGCTCTGAGTAGACCACTAACTCCTGCTGGAGGTGGCTTACACACCTGAGaacaacacacaaaccaaaccattcaTAACAAACTCTTTAAATTCAAAAAGATTGGTTAGTTAGAGACTTTATAGTAATAACAACCTCAGAGAAGACTCCTTTGAGTGCCCTTGTCCAATCCCCAAGAACTCTAATGTGAACACTTAGGTAGTCATCTTGTGGTGCAGCGGTGATTGAAAATGGATGCCTGCATCGAATCAAACACTTATTAGACACATATACAAGATAGCATTGCAAAGAAATATGAAGTTTGGTTTGGTAAGTACCATTCAAATGGAGATACAGCAGCACAGttaacaaacatatattgaCCACTCTTGTATTTGAAGTTTTGAGGCCTTGACAAGTGTATTGCCAATACGTTTCCTGGATAAACTGCTACTTTCCTAATAGTCACGGCCTTGATGCTCGACCTGAACGCTCTTATCAACCTTTCACACGCATATAGAACCACTGGTACCACCAAATACATCCAGGTCGTTTTGTTGTGCCAGTCTCTTGTGAGATATAAGTAGTATCCATGAGCAACAAGAAGAATGTAGACTATGACGAACAAATGATGAGTGTACCAGAAGGCATTGAAGCTAGCTAGTTTCTTTAATGGTCCTGGAAGATAGTTTAGCTTCCCTCTTCTGAACCAAGGCGTAGCTAGTGTGAAAGCAATTGCCATTAACAGAACCATCACAAGTCCTGTTATACCTTCAATAGAGTTTACAAAATGCCAGTAGCTCTTTGGTTGCTCATCCCCAAAAAACTCTCTTAAAGGCCTATATGCATCTGGAGATGCTTCCAGTAGCCGTGGGAAGTCACACCCCAAATGTGCCCCAGCATGCAACGTTACTCCAATTATAATTCCCACCGCTATAACCTTAAAAAGATTTAAGcattggttttattattataagaaattCAAAACAGAAAAGGTTTTAATTCAGGAATGTTTGTTTACCTTGTGGAAGTTGAGGTTGTCATCAAATGGGACAACAACACCCAACCTGGTCTTATTCCTAAGCCATGTGATGGTGTTTCTGCAAACAGGTAAGAGAATCAAAGCCATGTTCAGCTTAACTGTTTCTGCCGCACCTTTAGCTACGCAAACACAAATCCCCATCACTGGATAGACATGGCTATGCTGGTATTGTATATATTTGTAGATGAAGAGGATAGCCATAACAGTGAACCATAACGCAATAACCCAACATCTTTGCCAGTTGTCTAACACAAAGAATCTAAGACCACGGTACCATCGCTTCAACGGGTTGCGGTTAAACGTAGGCTTAAGCCTCTGACTCATCATATGACTCAGATTCTTTCTCTCCCCAGTACTCGTTATCACAGACTGTGTCGCCGCTTGCAAAAGCAGAGTCTCAAGACTCTCCAACTGTTTCAAGATTCACCATAAACTACTTCAAACTCCACCCATAAATCATAATATAGTCAAATCAAGCTTATCACTTACCATGATGTATCCTATATTGTCTGGATCTAGCTCTTCCATGATCAATGCTGCATATTCATCTGCTCTCTTCTGGATTGTAGATAGATTATTCGCAGAAGCACTAAGACTTATAATCTGTGGAACACATAGAGTTAAGATTGAAGCAGAGCCAACAAGACAAGAAACAGAGTTAACAGTGAAAACAGAGGAGAGGTAACTCTATATTATACCTCTCTAACTTCGTCTTCAGTAAGTCTACCATCAGCATCTTTATCCACCCTGCATTGTCAACACTTTCAGATTCACATTCCAGAGaacagaaactaaaagaaacaaaagaatcggAAACAGTACATGTCAAAGAATGTTTTAAGACGAGAATCGAAGCTTTGATCATTAATCTGTTCCCAAAACTCCTTAAGTTGATCACCATCAATCACTTCTCCTGTTATATTCCTTCGTCTCGCCAATGCATCAAACAGTTCCAACGCAAAATCCTTCGAAGTCATCCCTACAACATTATCaaaacaaacattcaaaatcaaatctcaaaaaaGGCTAATAACAATTTTCAATGCTTGGATCAGTCTTAAGTCTTTTACCTATGCATTCTCCGAACTTTGTACGAAGAAGTAGTCCACCGGTAGTCGCGGTGATCTGATTAAACCGCTTCTCCACGGCAGACCAACCCGCGCCACCATCGGTCTTACTAATAAACTTAAGCCCTTTCAACGCTTGAGCCGCGGCGGATTTAGTCCGGTCTAACTTAGCCGGACGAGGTGGCTttctaccaccaccaccaccgccaccaccagAGACAGACGTCAAACGTTTAAGCTCGTGAGAAACAGAGGCTAAACGTTTCACAACCGTCGTTTTCTTCTCGAGACGGTTACGTTTAAGCAACGTGAGCTCGGGACTCTCTTCAACGCTAGATCCACCTTCCATTTTCAAACTGTGTACAGAGACTCTGTCGTCTTGTACATCTACCGTGAGGTCCACGTATGGTGCCGTACGTGTTCTCTGACTGTTCTCCGCCGCGAATCTTGAGTTAGTATTAGTCGCTGGTTTTTTATAGATCGGTGGTAGTTGACCACCGCCGCTCATCGGACCGCTGTTTCCGGATTCTGCATCGGAGTAATATCCTCCTCCTGATACTTCAAAGCTCACTCTCTGCATTCTTTTAAACACTTTCTaccttgagaaaaaaaaaatatcaaacaagaAACTGAACACAATGATGAATTTTGTTCTCTGAAGATTTATggaaatctctctctctctttaatttaGAGGAAATGTTGTAAACGTATTAACGTAGACAGAAACATTTTCCCGAGAAAAATGAGAGAAATATTTTCCGGGAAAACTCGTTGAAAGCTTCTCAGAGAAAAAGTTAAGTAATTtgagaagagaatgagaaaatgcGGATTTATATACATAGTGGAGGAGgactgagagaagagagacgtGGTCGGAGTTGCCCCACCAAATTTGTCATCTGTGATggaaaaacattacaaaaataaaaaaaacaaaatgattgaTTGGGGTGTAACGTGCATTCGTAATGCAAtacatttaataaaaacaaagtatatttatatataacaaagttgagttaagaaataaaacaatagTCCACGGGTTTTTAACAAGTCCATATCGAATGAATGTTTTTGGAActtgtttaaaagaaaattataaagttgGAAGTCTAAAAGAATTATGTAACTATTATATTTG
It encodes the following:
- the LOC104725609 gene encoding respiratory burst oxidase homolog protein C-like, with product MQRVSFEVSGGGYYSDAESGNSGPMSGGGQLPPIYKKPATNTNSRFAAENSQRTRTAPYVDLTVDVQDDRVSVHSLKMEGGSSVEESPELTLLKRNRLEKKTTVVKRLASVSHELKRLTSVSGGGGGGGGRKPPRPAKLDRTKSAAAQALKGLKFISKTDGGAGWSAVEKRFNQITATTGGLLLRTKFGECIGMTSKDFALELFDALARRRNITGEVIDGDQLKEFWEQINDQSFDSRLKTFFDMVDKDADGRLTEDEVREIISLSASANNLSTIQKRADEYAALIMEELDPDNIGYIMLESLETLLLQAATQSVITSTGERKNLSHMMSQRLKPTFNRNPLKRWYRGLRFFVLDNWQRCWVIALWFTVMAILFIYKYIQYQHSHVYPVMGICVCVAKGAAETVKLNMALILLPVCRNTITWLRNKTRLGVVVPFDDNLNFHKVIAVGIIIGVTLHAGAHLGCDFPRLLEASPDAYRPLREFFGDEQPKSYWHFVNSIEGITGLVMVLLMAIAFTLATPWFRRGKLNYLPGPLKKLASFNAFWYTHHLFVIVYILLVAHGYYLYLTRDWHNKTTWMYLVVPVVLYACERLIRAFRSSIKAVTIRKVAVYPGNVLAIHLSRPQNFKYKSGQYMFVNCAAVSPFEWHPFSITAAPQDDYLSVHIRVLGDWTRALKGVFSEVCKPPPAGVSGLLRADMMHGANNPDFPKVLIDGPYGAPAQDYKKYEVVLLVGLGIGATPMISIVKDIVNNIKAKEQAQLNRMENGTSEPQRNKKESFRTRRAYFYWVTREQGSFDWFKNIMNEVAERDTNRVIELHNYCTSVYEEGDARSALIHMLQSLNHAKNGVDIVSGTRVMSHFAKPNWRNVYKRIAMDHPNTKVGVFYCGAPALTKELRHLALDFTHKTSTRFSFHKENF